The following are encoded in a window of Primulina eburnea isolate SZY01 chromosome 4, ASM2296580v1, whole genome shotgun sequence genomic DNA:
- the LOC140829066 gene encoding sphingosine kinase 1-like isoform X2, whose protein sequence is MPIGVVPAGTGNGMAKSLLDSNGEPCAASNATLAVIRGHKRSLDVATLSQGNIKFFSVLMLAWGLVADIDIESEKYRWMGSARLDVYAVQRILGLRKYNGSVIFVPAPGYETYGEPLDLENQIVVDGEAEMKSDKQYSYHGPEVDVKSLNWRKVDGPFVSIWLHNVPWGGEDAMAAPNAEFSDGYLDLIMIKDIPKFALLKSMTELNSGGHVKSPFVSYLKVKALVLQPGPRTDNPDKAGIIDVDGEVLARGKGSYKCNEKTLMSYDKIIIKVDQGLATLFSPD, encoded by the exons ATGCCTATTGGAGTGGTTCCCGCAG GAACTGGAAATGGCATGGCAAAATCACTCCTAGATTCGAATGGTGAACCTTGCGCAGCTTCTAATGCTACACTTGCTGTCATTCGAG GGCATAAGCGGTCATTGGATGTAGCTACTTTATCCCAAGGGAACATCAAATTTTTTAGCGTGTTGATGCTTGCATGGG GTCTTGTGGCTGATATTGATATCGAATCTGAGAAATATAGGTGGATGGGGAGTGCTCGGCTAGATGTCTAC GCAGTTCAACGAATACTTGGTCTTAGAAAGTATAATGGTAGCGTAATATTTGTGCCAGCACCTGGATATGAAACTTATGGAGAACCTTTGGATCTTGAAAATCAAATCGTCGTAGATGGTGAGGCTGAAATGAAATCTGACAAGCAGTACAGCTATCATGGTCCTGAAGTTGATGTTAAAAGTTTAAATTGGCGGAAGGTTGATGGCCCTTTTGTTTCAATATGGCTCCATAATGTACCGTGGGGAGGTGAAGATGCAATGGCAGCACCTAATGCTGAG TTTTCTGATGGTTATTTGGACTTGATCATGATAAAGGACATCCCAAAATTTGCATTGCTAAAGTCAATGACTGAATTGAACTCTGGAGGCCATGTCAAATCGCCGTTTGTATCTTACCTCAAG GTGAAAGCTTTGGTTTTGCAACCTGGCCCACGAACCGATAACCCAGACAAAGCCGGAATAATAGACGTAGACGGGGAGGTTTTAGCCAGAGGGAAAGGATCATACAAGTGCAACGAGAAAACTCTAATGAGCTATGACAAAATAATCATTAAAGTTGATCAAGGATTAGCCACCTTATTTTCTCCTGATTAA
- the LOC140829066 gene encoding sphingosine kinase 1-like isoform X1 produces MIWTKLKGHNHVDQMEIAGPVLSDRVRAQDAVTEATFSAGGQLCWADKRLDFDKEVLGFSVEGLKIKIRTVVPNEAGFCCFGGASSLIRKNFTFELLSDDSLRTWTQKFHEYLDYLGRPKRLFILVNPYGGNKSASKIFLNDVKPLLDDANLHYTVQETEHQLHAKEVVQSLDLSKYDGIVCVSGDGILVEVINGLLNREDWANAIKMPIGVVPAGTGNGMAKSLLDSNGEPCAASNATLAVIRGHKRSLDVATLSQGNIKFFSVLMLAWGLVADIDIESEKYRWMGSARLDVYAVQRILGLRKYNGSVIFVPAPGYETYGEPLDLENQIVVDGEAEMKSDKQYSYHGPEVDVKSLNWRKVDGPFVSIWLHNVPWGGEDAMAAPNAEFSDGYLDLIMIKDIPKFALLKSMTELNSGGHVKSPFVSYLKVKALVLQPGPRTDNPDKAGIIDVDGEVLARGKGSYKCNEKTLMSYDKIIIKVDQGLATLFSPD; encoded by the exons ATGATCTGGACCAAATTGAAGGGACACAATCACGTTGATCAGATGGAAATTGCGGGACCCGTGTTATCCGACCGGGTTCGAGCTCAGGACGCCGTGACGGAGGCGACTTTCTCCGCCGGCGGCCAATTATGTTGGGCGGACAAACGGCTGGATTTTGATAAGGAAGTCCTTGGGTTTTCTGTTGAGGGATTGAAAATCAAAATCAGAACCGTTGTGCCGAACGAGGCGGGATTCTGCTGCTTCGGTGGTGCATCAAGCCTCATCAGGAAGAATTTCACTTTCGAGCTCTTGTCAGATGATTCTCTTCGCACTTGGACACAAAAGTTCCATGAGTATCTCGATTATCttg GTAGGCCAAAGAGGCTATTCATATTGGTGAATCCGTACGGAGGGAATAAATCGGCTTCAAAGATTTTTTTGAATGACGTGAAGCCTTTGCTTGACGATGCTAATCTCCATTATACGGTGCAAG AAACTGAACATCAGCTTCATGCGAAGGAAGTTGTTCAGTCGTTGGATCTTTCAAAGTATGATGGAATTGTTTGTGTCAGCGGAGATGGAATCTTGGTGGAG GTAATAAATGGATTGCTTAACAGGGAGGACTGGGCAAATGCAATAAAAATGCCTATTGGAGTGGTTCCCGCAG GAACTGGAAATGGCATGGCAAAATCACTCCTAGATTCGAATGGTGAACCTTGCGCAGCTTCTAATGCTACACTTGCTGTCATTCGAG GGCATAAGCGGTCATTGGATGTAGCTACTTTATCCCAAGGGAACATCAAATTTTTTAGCGTGTTGATGCTTGCATGGG GTCTTGTGGCTGATATTGATATCGAATCTGAGAAATATAGGTGGATGGGGAGTGCTCGGCTAGATGTCTAC GCAGTTCAACGAATACTTGGTCTTAGAAAGTATAATGGTAGCGTAATATTTGTGCCAGCACCTGGATATGAAACTTATGGAGAACCTTTGGATCTTGAAAATCAAATCGTCGTAGATGGTGAGGCTGAAATGAAATCTGACAAGCAGTACAGCTATCATGGTCCTGAAGTTGATGTTAAAAGTTTAAATTGGCGGAAGGTTGATGGCCCTTTTGTTTCAATATGGCTCCATAATGTACCGTGGGGAGGTGAAGATGCAATGGCAGCACCTAATGCTGAG TTTTCTGATGGTTATTTGGACTTGATCATGATAAAGGACATCCCAAAATTTGCATTGCTAAAGTCAATGACTGAATTGAACTCTGGAGGCCATGTCAAATCGCCGTTTGTATCTTACCTCAAG GTGAAAGCTTTGGTTTTGCAACCTGGCCCACGAACCGATAACCCAGACAAAGCCGGAATAATAGACGTAGACGGGGAGGTTTTAGCCAGAGGGAAAGGATCATACAAGTGCAACGAGAAAACTCTAATGAGCTATGACAAAATAATCATTAAAGTTGATCAAGGATTAGCCACCTTATTTTCTCCTGATTAA
- the LOC140829068 gene encoding sugar carrier protein C-like: MAGGFVPGAGNGKEYPGNLTPYVIVTCVIAAMGGLIFGYDIGISGGVTSMDPFLEKFFPSVYRKQKADDTTNQYCKFDSVTLTLFTSSLYLAALCSSLVASTVTRTMGRKLSMLLGGVLFCVGALINGFAQAVWMLIVGRIFLGFGIGFANQSVPLYLSEMAPYRYRGALNIGFQLSITIGILAANLLNYGFAKIKGGWGWRLSLGGAMVPALIITVGSLILPETPNSMIERGRTEEARSKLQRIRGVGDIDEEFNDLVAASEASRKVEHPWRNLLQRKYRPHLTMAIAIPFFQQLTGINVIMFYAPVLFKTIGFGGEASLMSAVITGAVNVAATVVSIYGVDKWGRRFLFLEGGVQMLVCQIVVAACIGAKFGIDGNPGDLPKWYAIVVVLFICIYVAGFAWSWGPLGWLVPSEIFPLEIRSAAQSINVSVNMFFTFVIAQVFLMMLCHLKFGLFLFFAFFVVVMTIFMYYFLPETKNIPIEEMVGVWKQHWFWSRFMSDVDYPNGKIEMKKGGANYRV; this comes from the exons ATGGCGGGTGGGTTTGTCCCAGGTGCCGGGAACGGGAAAGAATATCCCGGGAACCTTACTCCTTACGTCATCGTGACGTGTGTGATTGCTGCCATGGGTGGTCTGATTTTCGGTTACGATATtggaatatcag GTGGGGTAACCTCCATGGATCCATTCTTGGAGAAATTTTTCCCGTCGGTGTACAGGAAGCAGAAGGCGGACGACACAACCAACCAGTACTGTAAATTTGACAGCGTGACGCTGACTCTGTTTACGTCTTCTCTGTACCTGGCTGCGCTGTGTTCGTCGCTTGTGGCGTCTACGGTGACTAGGACGATGGGGAGGAAGCTGTCGATGCTGCTCGGCGGAGTCCTGTTCTGCGTCGGAGCATTGATTAATGGGTTTGCTCAGGCAGTTTGGATGCTTATTGTTGGGCGTATTTTCCTTGGTTTTGGCATCGGATTTGCGAATCag TCTGTGCCACTCTACCTATCCGAAATGGCTCCTTACAGATACAGAGGTGCACTCAACATTGGCTTTCAACTCTCCATCACAATCGGTATCCTGGCAGCCAATCTCCTAAACTATGGTTTTGCCAAGATCAAGGGCGGCTGGGGGTGGCGCCTGAGTCTCGGTGGTGCGATGGTCCCGGCTTTGATAATCACTGTCGGATCTTTAATCCTTCCGGAAACACCCAACTCCATGATCGAACGTGGCAGAACCGAAGAGGCACGATCCAAATTGCAACGAATCCGAGGTGTAGGAGATATAGACGAGGAGTTCAATGATCTTGTCGCGGCCAGTGAAGCATCTCGAAAAGTCGAGCATCCGTGGAGGAATCTTCTGCAAAGGAAGTACAGGCCTCATTTGACGATGGCTATAGCCATTCCCTTCTTTCAGCAGCTCACGGGGATCAACGTGATCATGTTTTACGCACCAGTTCTGTTCAAGACTATCGGCTTCGGGGGCGAGGCTTCGttgatgtctgctgtgatcacTGGAGCGGTGAATGTTGCGGCCACTGTGGTATCCATTTATGGTGTGGATAAGTGGGGGAGAAGGTTTCTGTTTCTTGAAGGTGGTGTTCAGATGCTTGTGTGTCAG atcgTGGTAGCAGCTTGCATAGGTGCGAAATTTGGGATAGATGGTAATCCAGGTGATTTGCCCAAATGGTACGCCATCGTCGTGGTACTGTTCATCTGCATATATGTGGCGGGGTTCGCTTGGTCATGGGGTCCCCTCGGATGGCTGGTGCCTAGCGAAATCTTCCCACTCGAAATCCGGTCAGCTGCACAGAGTATCAACGTTTCTGTCAACATGTTTTTCACCTTCGTGATTGCTCAAGTCTTCTTGATGATGTTGTGTCACTTGAAATTCGGGCTGTTCTTGTTCTTTGCATTCTTTGTGGTGGTGATGACGATTTTCATGTACTACTTCTTGCCGGAGACGAAGAATATTCCCATAGAGGAGATGGTGGGTGTGTGGAAGCAGCATTGGTTCTGGTCAAGGTTCATGAGTGATGTGGATTATCCTAATGGCAAGATTGAAATGAAGAAGGGTGGCGCAAATTACAGAGTATAA
- the LOC140829067 gene encoding F-box protein At1g61340-like: MAFGIKSGADLVRANDGYVIGLVRSTSFGRKRVAFGDDSFFCTSSKKHCYQDSFLPVDKSALEALPQDILIRILCGVEHDDLKRLFFVSKTIRETTVIAKQTHFAYRTPMKTVGFQRVDIFGDFDEGEAPNAPKQLRVPRSRLCKKKLADISVALFFSDEEDCWPRKGAFVKMETEQTCD, encoded by the exons ATGGCGTTCGGGATAAAATCTGGCGCAGATTTAGTTAGGGCAAATGACGGGTATGTGATTGGGCTGGTGAGAAGTACATCATTTGGGAGAAAAAGGGTTGCTTTTGGCGACGATAGTTTTTTCTGCACCTCTTCGAAAAAACACTGTTATCAAGATTCATTTCTTCCAGTTGATAAGTCTGCGCTTGAAGCCTTGCCTCAGGACATTCTG ATTAGAATTTTGTGTGGCGTGGAGCATGATGATTTGAAGAGGCTGTTTTTTGTGTCAAAAACAATAAGAGAAACG ACTGTAATTGCAAAGCAAACACATTTCGCCTAcagaacaccaatgaagactgtgGGGTTTCAGAGAGTGGATATTTTTGGTGATTTTGATGAGGGTGAAGCTCCTAATGCTCCAAAACAATTGAGGGTTCCGCGGTCAAGATTGTGCAAGAAGAAACTTGCTGACATTTCTGTTGCCTTGTTTTTTTCTGATGAAGAAGATTGCTGGCCACGGAAAGGTGCATTTGTGAAAATGGAGACAGAACAGACGTGTGATTAA
- the LOC140829907 gene encoding uncharacterized protein — protein sequence MNSLKLHTGNCQLSPFVFKSCNFPNHDRKNKAGTKISSPFDATASSRGRRLVLKACSDGGEKKTEQRSFLTMEEAGLVEMSGLSTHERFLCRLTISSLNLLRVISEQEGCPIEDLNAGRVCDWFLKDKLKREQNLGSAVLQWDDSQFQF from the exons AAACTTCACACGGGTAATTGTCAACTGTCGCCATTCGTCTTCAAATCATGTAATTTCCCGAACCATGATCGTAAAAATAAAGCTGGAACTAAGATTTCTTCACCGTTCGATGCTACCGCCTCCAGCCGAGGAAGAAGGCTCGTGCTAAAGGCATGTAGCGATGGTGGAGAGAAGAAAACGGAACAGAGAAGTTTCCTGACGATGGAGGAGGCAGGTTTGGTCGAAATGTCCGGTCTCAGCACTCACGAGCGATTTCTGTGCAGATTAACG ATATCATCTTTGAATCTTTTGAGAGTGATATCAGAGCAAGAGGGATGTCCGATTGAGGATCTGAATGCGGGGAGGGTATGCGATTGGTTCCTCAAAGATAAGCTCAAAAGAGAGCAAAATCTGGGCTCTGCTGTTCTACAATGGGATGATTCGCAATTTCAGTTTTAA